Proteins co-encoded in one Pelobates fuscus isolate aPelFus1 chromosome 5, aPelFus1.pri, whole genome shotgun sequence genomic window:
- the TTI1 gene encoding TELO2-interacting protein 1 homolog, which produces MMNTKMAAPPDYPPGSFDFLRPYCVQLTLEQTVSNVKKLRAQIAMTEVCVLESLMEYVLFPMRFSLRSKPHKEASFMQALLECISYFFSLVSLKRRDIFLDLYSEMSTGLGSDSFQKFPEELKLALTSAMHSLICSATSDVIPLLYDPCMIAELGFSINMLLNVAENERSRELRLEALNCLGVILLQDVEVTFSKGDIFATYFPGVSTTLTKIICGDPNQGYRLTSTAVHVWAGTVCMMLSDESLMEKSSEKPEFSTLHKSIQKVLIQRDKEWVLTTALHLVNHVEKITERCTADPHWKVRLELVNMGHLLLTRCWKALVESSGIFLQILVGHMSDEKPEVKEKALEALQDVTIEGPASRSLGEVLSENLHAHAVTLPRLLSSQDDNGKLHTLALLQGYLRLLGSRLAFTLRSSTHLQRLSSALLQTLELDISAMKVVEERAPAYESPFKHGITTAGASQKSFRFFRDLRVLCFIQSVCRLLGYYGDFRLLTDHFLGMYRAKRLPAILVLNQLVLGAAGIAVETMDDGSKAMTSEELLEAVRPLLDEYIDPSNWCLQTNNDTGELEDQLSLLNIGTTAKPSVQDMSFNAWKICLQLEGIACFAQAVGFSFRSLLITSLYPLLEKAGDTSLLVSGAAKSTLHAVSVFSGYKDISQLVELNADYLASEISVGLRRLRRCHGGAACVLRAVLECCGPNILPLLEDLVQDVLPALDQSPEEVAKILLPVLSSLIIYIGKWLGPQDETETEKLAEVKPKTRGHPGNLAKEIQEFFKGHMEQKRLARGEVCEEECADVVPPGLSNNDEEDTGIMFTNIKISKEVAERCTHFLSHSDPHIRIKAMDTLRLAIIQLDSQENVLLPLAHKVWPCLVKRLIHEEPLILQRAFEVLVCLATSCRDFLRQRVCKEAFPAFLSFLRSQAPISGRISTVYSHSQAFKLQLTMLEGLGKLCASLGLCDGDILDVADACMLYLSTRQPKKLQIAATSTFFTLAEIDPDIIWLYLCKWQSPPPLPHSSLKLLQWTARPHDEYTQNASKILQKLH; this is translated from the exons ATGATGAATACAAAGATGGCAGCACCTCCTGACTATCCACCTGGTTCGTTTGACTTCTTGCGCCCTTATTGTGTGCAGCTCACCCTGGAGCAAACGGTGTCTAATGTAAAGAAGTTGCGTGCTCAAATTGCTATGACGGAGGTCTGTGTTCTTGAGAGCCTAATGGAGTATGTCTTGTTCCCTATGCGCTTTTCCTTGAGGTCAAAGCCACACAAAGAGGCAAGTTTTATGCAGGCTTTGCTGGAATGCATCTCCTATTTCTTCTCCCTAGTATCTCTAAAGAGGAGAGATATCTTTCTCGACCTGTATTCCGAGATGTCCACCGGCCTTGGGTCGGATTCATTTCAAAAGTTTCCTGAAGAGCTAAAGCTTGCGCTGACCTCTGCCATGCACTCGTTAATCTGCTCCGCAACCTCAGATGTCATCCCTCTCCTGTACGACCCATGTATGATTGCAGAACTTGGATTTTCCATTAATATGTTGCTGAATGTTGCTGAAAATGAGAGGTCAAGAGAGTTACGCTTGGAGGCTTTAAATTGTTTGGGAGTTATTTTGCTGCAGGATGTAGAGGTTACATTTTCAAAGGGAGATATCTTTGCTACCTACTTTCCCGGAGTGTCTACTACCCTTACTAAGATAATCTGTGGGGACCCGAATCAAGGGTACAGATTGACTAGCACTGCAGTGCATGTGTGGGCTGGCACAGTCTGCATGATGTTATCTGATGAGAGCTTAATGGAGAAGTCAAGTGAGAAGCCTGAGTTTTCTACATTGCATAAAAGCATACAAAAGGTCTTGATTCAGAGGGACAAAGAGTGGGTGCTAACTACCGCCCTTCACCTGGTTAATCATGTGGAGAAGATAACCGAGCGCTGCACAGCTGACCCTCACTGGAAAGTAAGGTTGGAACTTGTCAATATGGGGCACCTCTTGCTTACCCGGTGCTGGAAGGCACTGGTGGAGTCATCTGGGATTTTCCTTCAGATCTTGGTAGGGCATATGAGTGATGAGAAACCTGAGGTGAAGGAAAAAGCACTGGAGGCTTTGCAAGATGTGACAATAGAAGGACCAGCCTCACGGTCACTTGGGGAAGTGCTCTCAGAAAACCTCCACGCACATGCTGTAACTCTACCCAGACTGCTGAGTTCTCAGGATGACAATGGAAAGCTTCACACTTTGGCTCTGCTACAGGGATATCTTCGGTTGCTTGGCTCTCGACTTGCATTTACTCTGCGCTCCTCGACTCACCTCCAGCGACTCTCGTCTGCACTTCTGCAGACACTTGAGCTGGACATTAGTGCAATGAAAGTGGTGGAGGAGCGGGCTCCTGCGTATGAATCCCCTTTTAAACATGGTATAACAACCGCTGGAGCTTCGCAGAAGAGTTTCCGATTCTTCAGAGATTTACGTGTGCTGTGCTTTATTCAAAGTGTGTGTCGTCTCCTGGGGTATTATGGAGACTTCCGTTTGCTTACTGACCATTTTTTGGGGATGTATCGAGCAAAGAGGCTACCTGCAATCCTGGTTTTGAATCAGTTGGTTCTTGGTGCAGCTGGTATAGCAGTTGAAACAATGGATGACGGTAGCAAAGCCATGACTTCAGAAGAGCTGCTGGAAGCTGTGCGACCTCTTCTGGATGAGTACATTGACCCTTCCAACTGGTGTCTGCAGACAAACAATGACACTGGAGAACTCGAAGATCAGTTGTCATTGCTGAACATTGGAACTACTGCAAAACCTTCTGTCCAAGATATGAGTTTCAATGCTTGGAAGATCTGCCTTCAGCTGGAAGGAATTGCGTGTTTTGCCCAAGCTGTTGGCTTCTCCTTCCGTTCACTCCTCATCACTTCTTTGTACCCACTGCTGGAGAAAGCTGGTGACACCTCTCTGTTAGTCAGTGGAGCAGCTAAGTCGACGCTGCATGCTGTTAGCGTCTTCTCTGGATACAAGGACATAAGCCAACTTGTAGAGCTTAATGCAGACTATCTGGCGAGCGAGATCTCAGTTGGTCTACGGCGCCTTCGAAGGTGCCACGGCGGCGCTGCATGCGTATTACGTGCTGTACTCGAATGCTGTGGGCCTAATATTTTGCCTTTACTGGAGGATCTTGTCCAGGATGTTTTGCCCGCATTGGACCAGTCACCAGAAGAAGTTGCCAAAATACTCCTTCCTGTGTTGAGTTCGCTTATCATATACATAG GAAAATGGCTAGGACCACAAGACGAGACAGAGACAGAAAAGTTAGCTGAAGTAAAACCTAAAACGCGTGGGCATCCTGGGAACCTAGCAAAGGAAATACAGGAATTCTTTAAAGGTCACATGGAGCAAAAGCGGCTGGCACGAGGAGAGGTCTGTGAAGAGGAGTGTGCAG ATGTGGTGCCTCCAGGGCTGTCCAATAACGATGAGGAGGATACAGGGATAATGTTCACTAACATCAAGATCTCCAAAGAGGTGGCAGAGAGATGTACACACTTCCTATCACACAGTGACCCACATATCCGAATTAAG GCCATGGACACTTTGCGCCTCGCTATAATTCAACTGGACTCTCAGGAAAACGTGCTTCTTCCTCTTGCTCACAAAGTCTGGCCTTGTCTGGTGAAGAGATTGATACATGAAGAGCCACTTATATTGCAGCGAGCCTTCGAG GTGTTGGTTTGTCTTGCCACTTCATGCAGAGATTTCCTCAGGCAGCGAGTATGTAAAGAAGCTTTTCCCGCCTTTCTGAGCTTCCTGCGTTCTCAAGCTCCGATTAGTGGTCGCATCTCGACTGTCTACAGTCACTCGCAGGCTTTTAAGTTGCAGCTAACAATGCTGGAGGGCCTCGGGAAACTTTGCGCGTCTTTGGGACTAT GTGACGGTGACATTTTGGATGTAGCAGATGCCTGTATGCTGTATCTGAGCACCCGCCAGCCAAAGAAACTCCAGATAGCTGCTACAAG CACTTTCTTCACTTTGGCAGAGATTGACCCTGACATAATTTGGCTGTACCTGTGTAAGTGGCAGAGCCCTCCTCCACTACCCCACTCTTCCCTCAAGCTGCTGCAGTGGACTGCCAGGCCCCACGATGAATATACACAAAATGCTAGCAAAATCCTGCAGAAGCTGCATTGA